One Mya arenaria isolate MELC-2E11 chromosome 7, ASM2691426v1 genomic window carries:
- the LOC128241281 gene encoding uncharacterized protein LOC128241281, with protein sequence MDSTFFLHAALIAVMATLTHGEFSPNLTISSCKNRRAVIHVEDAAPGGLLFIQGGGSDCLRTTELQLTEHTFMFEQCNIEYDMKFRVVVQQNPRYQTGNDKVIPIMCLVDTSDLHVSNIIYPAESNDKSMNKTVRPTVSMRIVASDDVISGEPISEVSIDDELKLLLSLDEPYLHDFDIKAKDCIASKLPLVKNECSSDQDLFPNFSKGQRGSLTSAFHAFTPTNLLGAAEVDVAFTCNVTVCKGECIQKVCGEIVGWGRKRRQNDETDNEYEKVTVAAKIRVKARDPDMQAHGFRGEQEYLCGSKLLVSAVLGVAVVSLIFSWLVCGCVTAKLRRVTKMTSYGKNPKSGGMRKMSETGMNIARSMGRRLSTMLNIPVGYDMKEPNMMDNIPEAVDDTPPTKRRDSVTVTRVIYVDQ encoded by the exons ATGGACAGTACATTTTTCTTGCATGCAGCCCTAATTGCAGTCATGGCAACACTTACACATGGAGAGTTCTCCCCTAACC TAACAATATCCAGTTGTAAAAACCGGCGCGCTGTAATACACGTCGAGGATGCCGCGCCAGGCGGACTACTTTTTATCCAGGGCGGAGGGTCAGACTGTTTACGCACTACTGAGTTGCAGTTGACAGAGCACACTTTCATGTTTGAGCAGTGCAACATAGAATAT GACATGAAGTTCCGCGTAGTGGTACAACAGAACCCGCGGTACCAGACCGGAAATGACAAAGTGATTCCTATCATGTGCCTTGTTGACACCAGCGACCTCCACGTGAGCAACATCATCTATCCTGC tgAATCGAATGACAAATCCATGAACAAAACGGTCAGACCGACGGTGAGCATGCGCATCGTTGCTTCTGATGATGTCATTTCCGGCGAACCAATCAGCGAGGTTTCCATAGACGATGAACTCAAGCTCTTACTGTCACTGGATGAGCCATATTTAC ATGATTTCGACATAAAGGCCAAAGACTGCATCGCATCAAAGCTTCCGCTAGTTAAAAATGA GTGTTCCTCAGACCAGGATCTGTTCCCTAACTTCTCTAAAGGGCAGCGTGGCAGCCTGACCTCCGCCTTCCACGCATTCACGCCCACGAACCTGCTCGGCGCGGCGGAAGTGGATGTCGCCTTCACATGTAACGTCACTGTGTGCAAGGGCGAGTGTATCCAG AAAGTGTGCGGTGAAATTGTCGGATGGGGACGAAAGCGTCGCCAGAACGATGAGACTGATAACGAATACGAGAAGGTCACGGTCGCTGCTAAAATTAGAGTCAAAGCACGTGATCCGGATATGCAAG CCCACGGTTTCCGTGGGGAACAAGAGTACCTTTGCGGGTCCAAACTTCTGGTCAGCGCGGTGCTGGGGGTGGCTGTTGTCTCTCTTATTTTCTCCTGGCTGGTGTGCGGATGCGTCACCGCTAAG CTGCGTCGTGTTACCAAGATGACGTCATACGGAAAGAATCCAAAATCAGGCGGAATGCGGAAGATGTCGGAAACCGGCATGAACATTGCGCGATCGATGGGACGACGTCTGTCCACCATGCTCAACATTCCGGTCGGCTATGACATGAAAGAGCCTAACATGATGGACAACATTCCAGAAGCTGTCGATGATACGCCGCCGACGAAACGCCGTGATTCCGTCACT GTCACACGAGTCATTTATGTTGACCAATGA